Genomic segment of Apium graveolens cultivar Ventura chromosome 7, ASM990537v1, whole genome shotgun sequence:
tcctcctccaatcatagatctggatggtccaataccaagaagggttgttgtcccaagggctaaTCCAACTGATCTTATGCCCCtgggagatcctgatgatccaaacctACCATTCACTGacgagataatgaatgcccatatctcaaagaatttcaagatgcccactattaAAACATAAGATGGTACTGGCGACCCTGCTAATCATGTGAGGACGTTCTCTAACGCCCTGTTGCTacagcccgtgaacgacgctattaaaTGTCgagccttccctcaaaccctatcgggtatggATCAAAGGTGGTACAACCATTTttccccaaactctattggatccttCAAGGACTTGAGCCAAGCTTTTATCAAGCAGTTCATAAGTAGCAGAGTACACGAGAAGAGTTTAGCTTCTCTCATGGGCATAAtccaaggagcaaaggagtccctGAGAGAATATCTGAATCAATTTATGAAGGAGGATTTGAAGTTCCCTGATCTtaatgataaggtagctatgatagccctaTAGCAAGGGACTAGAGATGAGTTCTTTAAAATGTCCCTGGCTAAGCGCCCTCCTGAAAGCATGCTACAGCTCCCGGATAGAGCCgaaaagtatatcaaggtggaagagagtatGAAGAAGACAGCTGTGAATAATGAACCTACTGGAAACAAGAAGTGGAAGACAGATCAGGAGAACgatgccaaggacaagtatccacGAATTGGTAAAAACTCTGACTCctcctcttctaagaagaatcaaCAACCAAGGTTCGCTGAACATGCGAGGTTGAACGCTTCAAGGAGCCAAATCCTCATCGAAACTGAGAAGGACAAAGAGTTCAAATGGCCGAAGCCACTAAGGGAAGACCCCGAAAAAAGAGACAAGAGTCGATACtacaggtttcacaaagatgttggtcatgatactGACGATTGTAGAcaactcaaggatgagattgaTTATTTGATCTGAAGGGGAAAATTCGGACGTTTTACCAAAGGTGAAGAGGCTGGAGGCCAAAAAAGAGACAATGATCGAAGAGATGACGATCGAAGGGGTAACGACAGAGATCGCAACCCAAAGCCCCGAGGACCAGTATTCAATATGATCTCAGGAGGACCTACAATAGCTGGTACTACAAGGAACTCCCGAAAACCTTATGTGAGAGAAGTAATGAGCATAGTCGGACAGCCATCAATGCGTTCTAAGTTAGAGATGATGCTTGAATTTGGTGACCCggaccttgaaggtttgaaatttcctcaggATGATCCTCTGGTTATCACTCCGATAATTGGAAATTTTCCTGTTATGAGGGTCCTAGTGGACAATGGAGCTTCAATGGACATTCTGTTCCATGACACATTCATAAGGATGGGCTACAACGATTCTCAACTAACTCCATTCGACGCACCCATCTACGGGTTTAACCATGTGGAATGCAAAGTTGAAGGAGCAATATAACTTCCCGTAACTATTGGGGAATAGCTCAAGGAGGCCACACAGATGTTAAACTTTCATGTTGTTAAGGTAGCCTCTAcctacaatgctatcatgggtaTAACAAGGATCTATGCTTTTAAGGCTGTGCCCTCAACCTACCATATGGTACTGAAGTTCCCAACTAGGAATGGTGTTTGAGAAGTAAAAGGAGACCAAAAAATGGCTCACAGTTGCTATGTTGCAGCACTTAGGCCCGATGGAACCGGGGGGTAGGTCCTCCCCATAGAAAATATGGATGTCCGAGAGAATGAAGAACTGCGAGGGAGGCCAGCCGAGGATTTGGTCCAAATTCCCTTAGACCCCTTAGACCCGGCAAAGGTCACGTATAATGGGGCATCTCTAGACAAGCCCTTGAAGGGCCAAATGACCATTTTCCTCCAAGAAAAcagtgatgtgtttgcttggacagcagctgatatgcctgggatATACCCGAACCTTTTAACTCATAGGTTGAACATTGACCCAACCCAAATGgttgtgaagaagaagaagataacTTATGCCCCTGATAGGCTGAAAGCCATTAAGTAGAAGGTGGAAAAGCTTTTAGAAGCTGGGTTTATTGAGGAAGTGCAATTCCTTGAATGGTTGGCCAACCTCGTAATGGTTAAGAAGgccaatgggaagtggaggatgtgcattGACTTCACTGATTTTAATGATGCTTGTCCCAAGGATTGTTACcccctaccaaggattgataccctAATTGATGCCACTGCTAGATATGAGATGCTGATCTTTATAGATGGCTTCAGTGGTTACAATCAGATtagaatgcataaggatgacacccTCAAGGTATCCttcataactgactttggtgtattttattatcttgttatggcttttggacttaagaatgcaaGAGCTAATTACCAAAGACTGGTAAAAAAGATATTTGCCCATCTAATTGGGAATaccatggaggtctatgttgatgacatgttagtcaaaagcctaAGAAAGGCCGATCATATTAGCCACCTCAAAGAGGCATTTGAAGTGCTGAGGCACCACAAGATGTTGTTAAACCCAGCCAAGTGTGCTTTTGGCGTTGGGTATGGAAATTTTTTGGGTCAcatggtctccaagaggggaataGAGGCCAACCCCGACAAGATCAAAGCCATCCTAGACATGGAGCCCCCATGCTCCATCAAGGACGTTTAGAAGCTGACAGGAAGAATCGCAGCTCTAaggaggttcatctccaagtctggagatAAATGCCTGCCATTTTTCAAAACCCTTAAGAGGGTGAAGTACTTTAAATGGAAAGCTAAGAGCCAAGAGGCCTACGAACAACTAAAGAAGTATATGACTGAAGCCCCGTTACTGGCCAAACCAAGTCCGGAGGACAGTCTTTACTTGTACCTCATAGTATCTGAGCAAGCCATGAGTGCAGTCCtcgtgaaggaagaacagaagctctagaagcctgtatactatgtaagcaagGTGCTCCATGGAGCAGAGTTGAATTATCCCACCACAGAAAATTTCGCGCTTGCTCTCATCACAATCTCGAggaagttgagaccatacttTCAGGCTCACAAGATCGAAGTCCTGACGGACCAACCCTTGAGGAATATTCTTCATAGCCCGAAGGTCAGTGAAAGGCTCATCAAGTGGGCAATTGAGTTAGGAAAATTTGATATCAAGTACAAGCCTCGAACGGCCATCAAGGCTCAGGCCTTAGCAGACTACATGGTCAAATACACCATTAAtgaccaagaagtcggggggcaagaGATAATAACCCGAGAAGGAGgagagaaggagaaggagagAGAAACAACCCTGAAggagtattgggttctccattttgacggGGCGTCCAAAACAAAATCTAGCGGAGCAggcctagtcttgcaaagccctgattggtttatgattgagtatgctttgaagttggacttCCCAACTACGAACAACGAAGCTGAATACGAAGCATTAATAGCCggcttaggcttggctagagccgtgagggacaaaaacctgaaggtctgtggagactcaagACGTGTAGTTGCTTAAGTTAATGGAGAGTTTAAGGCCAAAGATGATACTATGGCCAAGTACTTGAGAGTCATAAAGGGAATactgactcagttcgatgaatggtACGCAGAACATGTTCCGAGAGAGGAAAATACTACGGTGGATGCCTTGCCTCAGTTTGCCTCGTCTGAAATTGAGAACTATCCGACAAGTATCTACTTTCAGGTCTTGAAGACCCTTAATATTCATGTCATAAATCTGATAGCACCGGTTGGTGTGACAAGCTGTTGGATAGACCCGATAAAGACCCACTTAAAGACTGGGTGGCTCCCCGATGATGCCCGGGAGGCACGCAAGTCGGTTAGAGCATTGAGATACTCATTGATTGAAGGCCTTCTTTATAAAAGGTCCTTTTTTATTCCGTACCTGAAGTGCTTGAGACCTCTTGAAGCAAAGGAGGCACTTAAAGAATCCCATGAAGGGatttgtgggcaacacctgggggcAGGGCCCTCGCTCACAGATAACTTGGTTGGGATTCTACTGTCCGACTATGCTAGCCAATGCAAAGGCTTATGTAAAGAAATGTGACAGATGTCAGAGGCACGCTCCAATAGTACGACAACCCCCAGAGAGGCTTACATCTATCAACACACCTATCCCTTTTGCAATGTGGTGAATGAACATACTTGGACCATTTTTCGTGACATCGGGACAGAGAAAGTTCATTGTGGTAGCCATAGACTACTTTACGAAGTGGATTGAGGCTAAAGTACTGGCCAAGATAACTACCAAGCAAATTACCCAATTCTTTTGGGAGAACGTGATATGCTGATATAGAATCCCATGCATCCTCATCACGGataatgggaaacaatttgataatGCATAATTCAGAGAGTACTGTGATGATAACAGCATAGAACTTCGCTTCACCTCGGTTGCACACCCACATGCAAACGGGCTTGCGAAagttgctaacagaatcatccttgatggacttaagaagaGGATTGAACGCTTGAGAAACACTTGGGTTCATGAGTTGCTACCTATACTATGGGCATATCGTACCACCTGCAAAGTAAAAATTGAAGCTACCCCGTTCATGCTGGCTTAAGGAGCCGAGGCAGTGGTGCCCCTTAAAATTACTCATGGATACCCTAGGATCGAAGCTTACGAGCCAGAGACCAACGAAGAAGGCATGAGACTTTATCTCGATCTCATTGATGAGGTCATGGATGAGGCCAATGCCTGCAATGCAGAGCATCAACAAAGAACCTCCCTCTATTACAATAGACGGGTTAAATAAAGGTTCTCTCAACAGGGAGATTTGGTCCTGAAGAAGATTGAGGCATCGGGAGTAGGGGAGAGAGGAAAGCTAGCCTTAACTGGGAAGGACCTTATAGGGTCAGGAAGATATTgggacgaggatcctacaagttagAAACCCTGAATGGTGATGAAGTGCCTCACACTTGGCATGCttcaaacctgaaggtttattatgtttaggacattcactacatgttcctagtacttagtataaattttataaataaggtcgacgaaaccatcttatgtaagggttgaacccatttcttagagatattatctatttatgcaaatttatttctatcatcttgtctatcaatttatttaagtacgagcatctaaagaatacaagtcccgaaggaccaaatactgaaaataaaagacaagtatAAAATGGAACTAAACAATCGCATAGATAAGGATCCCGAAGGATCATAAGTTAAAGTCCCGAAGGACCAATAGGTTACAAACCAATAAGATTCGAATAAATAAGTTATGAAAATAAAAGCTACATACGGAAATCAGAGCCATGCAAGGCCATAACATTCACTCATCAGAAGAATCCCCCCTTCGCCATCCAAGCCTTCCTTAGAAGAAGAACCACTGCTCCCTGGAATCGGCTCCCTCATCTTCTCATGAAGGGCTGCTCTGGAGTTAGGGCTACCCGAGGGGGCCTTACCCTTAGAATCGGAACTGGAACCCCCGTGAGTAGAACTCGGTTGAGACCTCATACGAGGAGTCGAGGGCACAGATCTGGAAGCTTGTCCGGATGGATCCATAACAGGTAGCTGCCAAGGGCAAGTTAGAAGACTTGGATCAACCACATCCGGCCATACGCCCTGAGCGTCTTTGATTCCCCTCTTCCAACCTATGGCCAGGTTAACAGGGCTCATCTCATCATCATGCTGGTCCATCATTTTGGTGAATCTAGAGGATTTTTGATAAGCTCCCTCGAGGTCTTTCCATTCCTTCTCCCTCCTCTCCTCGAAACTAGCATATTTCCTCTCCATAACAGCCAGCTTACCCTCTACTTCATGAGCTTTGGACTCCCACTCCCCCATGAAGATAGTCATTTTGTTCATGGAAGTCTGTAGTGCAGCATAGTCGCCTATCATCTTGACAGCCTGAGTGGAGGATGCCGCGAAGTAGGCATTGGCCTGACAAAAAACATGAGTATAGTTATAAAAAGTTTAAGTATGAAGGACCGAGTCCCCAAG
This window contains:
- the LOC141673882 gene encoding uncharacterized protein LOC141673882; protein product: MAKYLRVIKGILTQFDEWYAEHVPREENTTVDALPQFASSEIENYPTSIYFQVLKTLNIHVINLIAPVGVTSCWIDPIKTHLKTGWLPDDAREARKSVRALRYSLIEGLLYKRSFFIPYLKCLRPLEAKEALKESHEGICGQHLGAGPSLTDNLVGILLSDYASQCKGLCKEM